The nucleotide window GCGGGGCTTAATCACCAACTGTTCCCGGTCCTTGACCAGCGTATGCGTCGGCGACTCGAACCGCCGGCCCGACTCGCCCTTGAAGGCCGCCACAATGTCTTTCACGACCAAGTAAGAGAAACCGAAAGGCTTGAGCAGCTCGTGCAGCACCAGGGTGGTAGCGGCCGTCCGCTGCAGCGTTGGGATGTTGAGGTAAACCACTGCGGCCTCGTCGCGGCGGGCCTCCGTCTGGGTAACTTCCACGTAGCGGCGCAGGATTTCCTCAGCGCCACCCACCCGCTCGGCCGTGATTTGCAGAGTCTGGTCGAGGTTGGGGTTGATGTCGCGCAGCACGGGCAGTACGTCGTGGCGCAGGCGGTTGCGCTGGTAGAGCGTGCTGTCGTTGGAGGCGTCCTCGCGCCACACCAGGCGGTTTTCCACCAGGTAGTCGTACAAATCCTCCTTGCCCATGCCCAGCAAAGGCCGGATGATGCGGCCGTTTTTGGCCTTGATGCCGTGCAAGCCGGCCAGGCCGGTGCCGTGGGTGAGGTTGAGCAGCATGGTTTCGGCCGCGTCGCGCTGGTGGTGGGCCGTGGCAATGTAGTCGAGCTGCTGGGTCTGGCGGATCCGCTCAAACCAGGCGTAGCGCAGGGTGCGGGCCGCCATCTGGGTCGAAATTCCTTCCTGGGCCGCAAACTCCTTGGTCTGGAAGAACTCGGCGAAGTAGGGCACG belongs to Hymenobacter cellulosilyticus and includes:
- the tilS gene encoding tRNA lysidine(34) synthetase TilS; amino-acid sequence: MLERVRQFITEQELFLPATDYILVAVSGGMDSVVLADVLHRLEVKFAIAHCHFGLRGEEADADEEFVRKLAKKYDVPYFAEFFQTKEFAAQEGISTQMAARTLRYAWFERIRQTQQLDYIATAHHQRDAAETMLLNLTHGTGLAGLHGIKAKNGRIIRPLLGMGKEDLYDYLVENRLVWREDASNDSTLYQRNRLRHDVLPVLRDINPNLDQTLQITAERVGGAEEILRRYVEVTQTEARRDEAAVVYLNIPTLQRTAATTLVLHELLKPFGFSYLVVKDIVAAFKGESGRRFESPTHTLVKDREQLVIKPRSLTKFGTYQLQAGQTELKAEGLNLRAELTEGAGQEIPRSKQVAALDADKLSFPLTVRRWQEGDWFMPIGMKGKKKLSDFLIDQKVPLNLKDDVRVLVTADQKIAWVIGYRPDERFKLTEETQRVLTVRRM